The following proteins are co-located in the Solea senegalensis isolate Sse05_10M linkage group LG12, IFAPA_SoseM_1, whole genome shotgun sequence genome:
- the cxxc5b gene encoding CXXC-type zinc finger protein 5, which produces MSTAVDIAGPSSPDQAHSSAKIPNEPLRPSLKRSNHPYGLSHYISTPSQAVDVKGLIQPSPAQQRAAQPAHAKPRRAPSWPDMWESPSGLHLAHAAELLMRAGLLALTPAATEQASLGAQSSQPAKREAAEAKTGKGEGEGGGGGSGPEEEEEDSSGCGTDFQPFLGAWFPFSPALFPLAGFQMGGGHWRSAAMGAEGIEGLVAEGYSPGSLGTSSGGKRKRKRCGECVPCRRQTNCEQCSSCRNRKRGHQICKYRKCEELKRKPGGPGFESRVSGFDLRGSDFTLGLAQERSNGALDG; this is translated from the coding sequence ATGTCCACCGCCGTAGACATCGCTGGCCCTTCCTCCCCAGATCAGGCCCACAGCAGCGCTAAAATCCCTAATGAGCCCCTGAGACCCAGCCTTAAGCGCTCCAACCACCCCTACGGCCTCTCTCATTACATCTCCACCCCTTCCCAGGCCGTGGATGTCAAAGGACTGATCCAGCCCTCCCCGGCCCAGCAGCGGGCCGCTCAGCCTGCACACGCTAAGCCTCGCCGGGCCCCTTCCTGGCCTGACATGTGGGAGTCACCCAGCGGGCTCCACCTGGCCCATGCCGCAGAGCTGCTGATGCGCGCCGGGCTCCTGGCTCTGACACCTGCCGCCACAGAGCAGGCCAGCCTGGGTGCACAGAGCAGCCAACCAGCTAAAAGGGAGGCTGCAGAGGCAAAGACGGGGAAGGGGGAAGGggaaggtggtggtggtggttctgggcctgaggaagaggaagaggactccTCTGGCTGTGGCACTGATTTCCAACCCTTCCTGGGTGCGTGGTTCCCCTTCAGCCCTGCTCTGTTTCCTTTGGCAGGTTTCCAGATGGGGGGAGGCCACTGGAGAAGTGCAGCCATGGGAGCAGAGGGCATTGAGGGCCTGGTGGCTGAGGGCTACTCTCCTGGCTCTCTGGGCACCAGCAGTGGAggcaagaggaagaggaagaggtgcGGGGAGTGTGTACCTTGTCGGCGACAGACTAACTGCGAACAGTGCAGCAGCTGCCGCAATCGCAAGAGGGGACACCAGATCTGTAAATACAGGAAGTGTGAGGAGCTGAAGAGGAAGCCGGGAGGCCCCGGGTTTGAGAGCAGAGTGTCTGGGTTTGACCTAAGGGGGTCCGATTTTACTTTGGGTCTGGCGCAGGAGAGAAGCAATGGAGCCTTGGATGGATAG
- the zgc:110843 gene encoding CDGSH iron-sulfur domain-containing protein 1 has product MTTPGLPAMPVSSTPAVPSAGFRFTKEHLVVAVPVAVVAAVGGFLVSHYLSSGRSCKKGQVNTTVSKDSPKVVHSFDMEDIGTKAVYCRCWKSKKFPYCDGAHAKHNDATGDNVGPLIIKKKDA; this is encoded by the exons ATGACAACCCCAGGTTTACCTGCCATGCCAGTGTCTTCTACACCCGCTGTGCCCAGCGCGGGTTTCAGGTTCACGAAAG AGCATTTGGTGGTCGCGGTGCCGGTTGCCGTGGTTGCAGCTGTCGGGGGCTTTCTAGTCAGCCATTACCTGTCGTCTGGACGGAGCTGTAAAAAGGGGCAGGTGAACACAACTGTGAGCAAAGACAGTCCCAAAGTGGTCCACAGCTTTGACATGGAGGACATCGGCACCAAGGCTGTGTACTGCCGCTGCTGGAAGTCAAAGAAG TTCCCGTACTGTGACGGAGCCCACGCCAAACACAACGACGCGACCGGGGACAACGTGGGGCCCCTCATCATCAAGAAGAAGGATGCTTAA